The sequence below is a genomic window from Sebastes fasciatus isolate fSebFas1 chromosome 11, fSebFas1.pri, whole genome shotgun sequence.
TGGgctagagagagggaggaaaccAATTGTTTTCTAAGGCGTTTTCCACACAAGCCTCTGGACTACTTTGGACATGTACACAGAAGGCGCACAATCAACGGGACACCACCGATTTCTCCAGCACATCaacgccaccaccaccaccaccaccacctccgcCGCCGCCCCCTGCTCCTGCCAGCACTGCGTCCACTATGAGCAGTACGGCCATCACGGTGGGCCAGGATACCGACCAGCatcagccagacagacagaccaccCATCTCTGGACGGCAGGAGAGACACCCAGGCTCCTCGGGTTAAAGACGTAGGAGGGAGAGCTTTCGCAGTGGACAGAGCTGAGAGAAGCGGTCATCGCAGCCCACAGAGGAGGCCTGTATTCGCGGGGCCGAGCCCTTACAGCCAGTCAGACGACTTGAGCCAAGTTTGCCCCTGGGAGTTGAACCCTGCCCAGTGGAGCCACCCGCCGGAGCCGGGGGTGAGACACTACCCGTCTGTCAGAGAACAGTGTGGCTGTGTGGTGCACGGCGACGCCAGGGCACACCCCTTTAACGCCGGGATACCACATCCTCTCCCCCATcttcaggtcaaaggtcaagggtaCAGGCACAGGAGGACTGTCAGGTATGtctctgtggaggaggaggaagaaggttGTGGATGCAACTCTGGGAACTATCATTCGGAGCCACACAATCTCCATCTGGGTCCTTTACACATGCCGAATGGCCACTGTGGACCGAGGCCTGTGTTCTTtgagggaggggaggaaagagataGCCATCAGGACCGGAGCAGGCTGAAGGGTGGATCAGAGGAGGGCTGTAATGGACGCGGTGGCCCTCACAAAGGCTTCTTCCCCACTGAAGTCCCACAAAAACACTTGAACCAAAGCAGACAGAGGGGACCCTGCGTCCCACCCTCAGGCATCGCCAGTCCAGAGCCCTCAAAATCGACAACCACCAGCGACCACCAGCGCCAGGGTTCGGAGGTGGCGAGGCAGAAGATGAGGCAGGATTCGGTGAGGGATCAAATCAGACAAGTGGTGACAGATCTGGAGGATGTGTTGGGGGGTTTGAAGCAAGTTCACGTGGAGATGAAAGAGGTAGGAGGGTCTATCATTATAGATGTTTACTCTTTACATGCAGGCGTCTAAAGATGAAGGTCTGCGTCAGGTGCAGATGTCCCAGCCTTTTTTTATCAATGCTCCCCTGGATGTTGTGACATTTAAAACGATTAACCAGAAAGCTCAGATGCAGACAAATCAGTTTGACACACGTCGCGTATCTGTGTGTCCATGGTCATGAGAACATAtcggcatgtgtgtgtgtgcatgctgacTGCATTGTTTGTGACTCACTTATCATCTCTTACCGAAGCGGTGATTGAGAACGATTTGCACTGACCTTTTGCAGAACGCTGCAGAATATTGGCAGCGCTGCGGCCAGCACATTAAAAAGCCTGGCTTCAGATTGTTACTAAATTATGCCTTGCTCTTACAGTATCCATTTTGCATGCAGCTGTAAAATAGCATTGATTCACAGCTGAATGCATCTGTGCAAGGCCTGACGTTGTCCTGAAGCAacgttacaaataaataaacatccaTGATTGTGAATTAAGCCAGTAAGGACATAAAAATAAACCAGCTTTGATTTGAGTGATTGGCTGAGTTGTTGATTATTGAACAGTCAGACAAACTTGTGTACTACGTATGTATTGTCAGCTAAATGTACTAAAAGTGTCAAAAATTAAAGTACTCATTCATGAAAAATGTCCCCTGTTGCTGATATATCATCACATATGACATCATTACATTGTTAATACTGATGTAGCCATGAATAAGCAGATTTGTTCTGCTGTAAAAAGGTGTTAACTACTTTACATACAGctagtttagtccagtggtttcCAACCAGGGGGTCGGGGCCCCTCCAaaggtcacaagataaatctgaggggttgtGAGATAATTAatgggagaggaaagaggaaaaaaatgtattcggCTACACAGATCTTTATTATTCTTTTGGAATATTCtctattttttgctttttgtgaaatattggaaAGTTTTAACCCCTTCTATTAATCTCACAAGTAACGTAAAGATGACTGTAGCTGTCAAacacatgtagtggagtaaaaagtacaatatttcactctgaactgcagtggagtagaagtataaagtgtaATTAAATATGCGAGtaaatacaagtagggctgcaactaacgattattttcataatcgattattctgccgattattttctggattaatcgtttggtctataaaacgtcagaaaatagtaaaaaatgtccatcccactTTCTCAAAGTTCAAcctgatgtctttaaatgtcttgttttttcagtcaaaaacacaaagatattcatgatatacagagaaaagcaggaaatctccatatttgacaggctgaaaacattttctgccatttttgcatgaaaaattactttaacaattaatagttcaaaatggttggtgattatttttctgttgatagACTAATCGATTATTAATCGTAGCAGCtccaagtacagtacttgagtaaatgtacttagtttgTTTCCAAGTACCGACCCTCTTTATTGTCATTCAGGTGGTCCAGCAGATTGATCGTCTCACAGCCAGGATCGACATCAGCGAGGAGGCGCCCTGCATCACTCAGGGGTCGTCCATTAACTTTCACGGCTCAACTCATCCAGGTGACCTCAGGGTAGCGCCGCTGCCCAATCACAAGCCCGCTCCAGTCCAGGCGTTGCAACACATCGACGAAGACCGCATCATCTTAAGAACTAACTCTCCCTCGCCTGTTCACATGGCGTCGGTCGTCAAAACCAGCCGCTTCACCCCGCCCAGCCACACTAAGGACGTCAACCACGAAAGGTTGGGTGTAAATGGCCACCCGCCTCACCTGTATCCCACCAGAGACTCCAACCACGTTGGCCAAACTCATCCTGAGCCCCACCCACAGAGCCTCGACCCTAAGGTCATTATTGGCAACAGCACCTCCAATTCGAGGACTCAGAAGCCTCCTATGTACCCTCAAAACGGGCGCTGTGGGAAGGGCCCGTACCCGCCTCCCAAGCCTGTGAGGACCCCTGCCTACCCCGGGAGAGGCTGCCAGAGCACCAGCATGGtgtgaaggagggggggggtggTCTGCCCCAGTGCCATGGGGGCCTGAAACATGAGACCCTGCTGCAGCGAGTGGAGGTCAGAGTGGGACCAGGCAGGGGAACAACTCATGGTAAGTTCAGATTTCTTACAGTGTTGATGTTTCCATCAGCGCTCTCAGCTGATGACGTTCGCCGTGTTTACTGGCAGCGTAGTTTTCAGTCAGTAAATGAATTGCAGTGTTCCTCCCTGTTACGAAAAagggtttatgtgtgtgtttgatgtctatgtgtgtgtgtgtgtgtgtgtgtgtgtgtgtgtgggcggcgGCGGAGGGGGCGTAATGTGTCTGCTGTTGTTGATGTCACATGATTTCCCAGCCTTCACTACACTGCAAAATGTGTCTGTCTTGGCAAGTGAAATGAGAAATGAGTATTTAGTCTTCAGTTTGGTGACACGTGTGGTCCAAAGCAGCCAGCGGGGTGAGAAAATGTCACTTGCTGGAGTaaaattcaacttttttttttgtagatttGAAGAATATCTGATCTTGCAAAACAAGATTATTCACACTTTTTAAAACATAACTCTCAAAGTTAAGGGGAGCTTTATTTAAGCAGCTTAACATTTTTTggaattttgttaatttttctcACTTTAATCACTTTAATCACTTTAATCACTGGAGTCTGAAGGCAAAAGGAGGATAAAATATTaagacagactttttttttgcagtgtaacTTAGTCATCACTAAGAGTTGGCAGGAACTCAGTAGTTTTTGGAGAAGGAAGACCCCACAGCCACTTGACTCCAGTCATGTGACACAAAAGAGGCGTCATTATTTTTACAGGATGATCGTAGCTCTGACTCAGAATTGGCTTAATTTACTGTCAGGggctgatgaggaggaggaactAAAGCTTTCTTCTCATGCCACAGTCAGATGTATCATTACTGACTGTGAACCAGGAGCAGACTTAATAACAAGATGACATCTGTGAAAAAGTCCCTCCAGCAGATGGGGAGAATTAAACACACAGCTCCTTCAAAAAGTCCACCTTTACAGATGCTGCGGAGACAGACGTGCATGTTTCTGTACTTCCCTCTTGTGCAGAGTATGCGTAACTGCAATCTATTTTTCTGGCCTCTCGGAGTTGGGCAAGCACAATCTGGTTTTAATCATAAAACCCTCTGGCCACATGCCAGAACGGAGTGAGGCAAACTTGGTATATTTGTGACGTGCATATAAACATAAGCATCGCTGCACAGTAAAGCAGCTCCTCACATTATGCTGCAGGGAGAGACGCGCTCCGAGCTTCAGGTCGAGGCTGGCAGCCAGAGAAAAGTCTGTGTGC
It includes:
- the LOC141777495 gene encoding uncharacterized protein LOC141777495 codes for the protein MYTEGAQSTGHHRFLQHINATTTTTTTSAAAPCSCQHCVHYEQYGHHGGPGYRPASARQTDHPSLDGRRDTQAPRVKDVGGRAFAVDRAERSGHRSPQRRPVFAGPSPYSQSDDLSQVCPWELNPAQWSHPPEPGVRHYPSVREQCGCVVHGDARAHPFNAGIPHPLPHLQVKGQGYRHRRTVRYVSVEEEEEGCGCNSGNYHSEPHNLHLGPLHMPNGHCGPRPVFFEGGEERDSHQDRSRLKGGSEEGCNGRGGPHKGFFPTEVPQKHLNQSRQRGPCVPPSGIASPEPSKSTTTSDHQRQGSEVARQKMRQDSVRDQIRQVVTDLEDVLGGLKQVHVEMKEVVQQIDRLTARIDISEEAPCITQGSSINFHGSTHPGDLRVAPLPNHKPAPVQALQHIDEDRIILRTNSPSPVHMASVVKTSRFTPPSHTKDVNHERLGVNGHPPHLYPTRDSNHVGQTHPEPHPQSLDPKVIIGNSTSNSRTQKPPMYPQNGRCGKGPYPPPKPVRTPAYPGRGCQSTSMV